In the genome of Fusarium fujikuroi IMI 58289 draft genome, chromosome FFUJ_chr02, one region contains:
- a CDS encoding related to GTP-binding protein Bms1p, required for distinct steps of 40S ribosome biogenesis, whose amino-acid sequence MEDQVHKPHRKSKDKKDKKQHTGERNPKAFSFANPGKLQRQAARSQDIKEKRLHVPLVDRLPDEAPPRLVTIVGPPGVGKTTLMKSLIRRYAKETISDPQGPVTVVTSKKQRLTFVECPNELEAMVDIAKVADIVLLMIDGNYGFEMETMEFLNILAATGMPGNVFGILTHLDLFRKPQALKDAKKRLKRRLWTELYQGAHLFYLSGVMNGRYPDREIHNLSRFLSVMKNPRPLVWRNSHPYSIIDSFRDITHPTKIEEDPNCDRSIVLSGYLRGTNFASHNQRVHVPGLGDFTVSNMEVMPDPCPTPSMELAMAKITGKTGRRRLDEKEKKLHAPMSDRSGLKIDGDAIWITSDKGFSFDREEDDDAERGEGEEMIVGLQAERKLLGQMEGGVQLFKGGNKVEAVPEEEDTGRKTHRKPRFAQREDGDDDQNEDDEGSVSGDENLDSDAEIEFSEGKLGKMFRKDADKELGDDDLAFADSDSDLGALSDEEEVEDDEEYDSDEEAAALRWKDNLNGTAMRLHGKRRSYHTSDLARYMYDDSLSPEDALKRWKGEDDESEEENIEDDDDEDDFFKKSKQEQEDAIEDRSIPAYDYEDLAAKWASEKNVEALRRKFTSTALAAGDDDDGDGDANDSDFEGLGDSNDEGDGVFEDLEAEGQQEPAQPTVDDIEAEREKNAKRKEELKMRFEEEDREGFLNDKANARREGGDVQEFGEDQWYEAQKAMIQKQLDINKEEFENLDERQRSAVEGYRAGKYAKVVLEGVPAEFVKLFDARRPIVVGGLSATEDRFGYLQVRIKRHRWHKRILKTNDPLIFSLGWRRFQTMPIYSTTDSRTRNRMLKYTPEHMHCFGTIYGPLIAPNTGFVCFNSMSASTPGFRIAATGTILSVDESTEIVKKLKLTGTPAKIYKNTAFIKDMFNSSLEIAKFEGASIKTVSGIRGQIKRALSKPEGQFRATFEDKILLSDIVFLRAWYPIKPHRFYNPVTNLIGWQPMRLTGEVRRDQNVPTPQPKNSQYRTIERETRHFNPLRVPRALAADLPFKSQIVETKKQKKETYMQKRAVIMAPGSEEKKARALMQQLLTIRNDAAAKRRAAKEKNRAAFQKKLADSEEKKRKNGRKRAAAEDGGGGKRRK is encoded by the exons ATGGAAGATCAAGTGCACAAACCGCATCGCAagtccaaggacaagaaggataagaagcaGCATACAGGGG AGCGCAACCCAAAGGCGTTTTCCTTCGCCAACCCTGGCAAGCTCCAGAGACAAGCAGCGAGATCGCAAGAT ATCAAGGAAAAGCGTCTCCATGTCCCGCTCGTGGATCGATTGCCCGATGAGGCCCCGCCTCGACTCGTTACAATCGTTGGCCCTCCCGGTGTAGGAAAGACGACGTTGATGAAATCGCTCATTCGACGATATGCCAAAGAAACGATATCGGACCCTCAGGGCCCTGTGACGGTCGTCACATCGAAGAAGCAACGCCTGACCTTTGTCGAGTGCCCAAACGAACTGGAGGCCATGGTCGACATCGCAAAGGTTGCCGATATTGTCCTCTTGATGATTGATGGAAATTACGGCTTTGAGATGGAAACTATGGAGTTTCTCAACATTCTCGCCGCTACAGGTATGCCAGGAAACGTTTTTGGCATCTTGACACATCTGGATCTTTTCCGGAAGCCACAGGCGCTGAAGGATGCCAAGAAGCGTCTCAAGAGGAGACTTTGGACAGAGCTGTACCAGGGCGCCCACCTCTTTTACCTCTCCGGTGTTATGAACGGCCGATATCCCGACCGCGAAATCCACAACTTGTCACGCTTCCTCTCTGTCATGAAGAACCCACGGCCTCTCGTCTGGCGCAATTCCCACCCTTACTCCATCATCGACAGCTTCCGAGATATCACGCACCcgaccaagatcgaggaagacCCCAACTGCGACCGGTCGATTGTACTTTCCGGTTACCTGCGAGGTACAAATTTTGCTTCGCACAACCAACGAGTCCACGTCCCTGGTTTGGGAGATTTTACAGTGTCTAATATGGAGGTTATGCCAGACCCCTGTCCAACCCCATCGATGGAACTGGCAATGGCGAAGATTACAGGCAAGACTGGGCGAAGGCGACTTGacgaaaaggaaaagaagcttcaTGCTCCCATGTCGGATCGTAGTGGCTTGAagattgatggtgatgccaTCTGGATCACCAGCGACAAGGGCTTCAGCTTCGACCGggaggaggacgatgatgccgagcgaggagaaggagaagagatgaTTGTTGGTCTTCAAGCTGAGCGAAAGCTTCTCGGCCAAATGGAGGGCGGCGTCCAGCTTTTTAAGGGCGGCAACAAGGTCGAGGCAGtgccagaggaggaagacacTGGCAGAAAAACACATCGCAAACCTAGATTTGCccaaagagaagatggcgatgatgaccaaaacgaagacgacgagggCTCTGTGAGTGGTGACGAAAACTTGGACTCGGATGCCGAGATCGAATTCAGTGAAGGCAAACTAGGCAAGATGTTCCGCAAGGATGCCGATAAGGAACTCGGTGACGATGATCTTGCATTTGCCGACAGTGACTCAGACCTCGGAGCATTgtctgatgaggaagaggtggaagacgatgaagaataCGATTCAGACGAGGAAGCAGCAGCATTAAGGTGGAAGGACAACTTGAATGGCACTGCGATGAGGCTTCATGGCAAGAGACGCTCATATCACACAAGTGATCTGGCTAGGTATATGTACGACGACTCACTAAGCCCAGAAGATGCTCTCAAGCGATGGAAGGGCGAGGATGACGAatcagaagaggagaatattgaggacgatgatgatgaagatgacttTTTTAAGAAGTCAAAACAAGAGCAGGAAGACGCTATAGAGGATAGGTCAATACCCGCATATGACTATGAGGATCTAGCGGCCAAATGGGCATCAGAGAAGAACGTTGAGGCTTTACGAAGGAAGTTCACTTCGACAGCCCTCGCtgccggcgatgatgatgacggtgatGGGGATGCCAACGACAGCGACTTCGAGGGCTTGGGCGACTCAAATGATGAGGGCGATGGTGtctttgaggatctcgaggCTGAAGGCCAACAAGAGCCAGCACAGCCCACTGTCGACGATATTGAGGCCGAGCGAGAGAAGAACGCAAAGCGAAAGGAGGAACTCAAGATGCGAttcgaagaggaagatcgTGAGGGTTTCCTCAATGATAAGGCAAATGCTCGACGAGAAGGTGGAGATGTGCAAGAGTTTGGTGAGGATCAATGGTATGAGGCGCAAAAGGCTATGATCCAGAAGCAGctcgatatcaacaaggaGGAATTCGAGAACCTCGATGAGCGTCAACGCTCTGCTGTGGAAGGCTACCGAGCCGGCAAATATGCCAAGGTTGTCCTCGAAGGTGTTCCGGCCGAATTTGTCAAGCTCTTTGATGCTCGTCGACCTATCGTCGTCGGTGGTCTCTCTGCCACAGAAGACCGATTCGGCTATCTTCAAGTCCGCATCAAGCGTCACCGCTGGCACAAGCGCATTCTCAAGACAAATGATCCTCTTATCTTCTCTTTGGGATGGCGTCGCTTCCAGACCATGCCCATCTACAGCACCACCGACTCGCGCACGCGTAACCGTATGCTCAAGTACACACCTGAGCATATGCATTGCTTCGGTACCATCTACGGTCCCCTGATTGCACCCAATACAGGCTTTGTTTGCTTCAACTCAATGTCAGCGTCGACACCCGGTTTCCGCATCGCTGCTACTGGTACAATCCTCAGCGTCGATGAGTCCACAGAgatcgtcaagaagctcaagcttacCGGTACACCTGCAAAGATCTACAAGAACACAGCTTTCATCAAGGACATGTTCAACTCATCTCTTGAAATCGCCAAGTTTGAGGGAGCTTCTATCAAGACGGTCTCTGGCATTCGCGGTCAGATCAAGCGTGCTTTGTCCAAGCCCGAGGGCCAATTCCGCGCAACTTTCGAGGACAAGATTCTTCTTAGTGACATTGTCTTCTTGCGTGCCTGGTATCCAATTAAGCCTCACCGGTTCTACAATCCTGTCACCAACCTCATCGGCTGGCAGCCCATGCGACTCACAGGCGAGGTCCGCCGTGATCAGAACGTGCCTACTCCCCAGCCCAAGAACAGCCAGTACCGCACTATTGAACGAGAGACCCGCCACTTCAACCCTCTCCGTGTTCCCCGCGCCCTTGCTGCTGACCTTCCTTTCAAGTCGCAGATTGTCGAaaccaagaagcaaaagaaagagacaTACATGCAGAAGCGTGctgtcatcatggctcctggttccgaggagaagaaagcccGGGCTCTCATGCAACAGTTACTCACAATCCGTAACGACGCTGCTGCCAAGCGTCGTGCcgcaaaggagaagaaccGTGCTGCTTTCCAGAAGAAGTTGGCAGACAGCgaggagaaaaa GAGGAAGAATGGTCGTAAGCGTGCAGCCGCCGAAGATGGAGGTGGTGGTAAGCGCAGGAAGTAA
- a CDS encoding related to cell wall protein cwl1, giving the protein MADSTLAANGNSLLETTKTNAAAAYQSVANGPVAQNVYDHTQKASNELSNLAAARRTPANPAATGQPLTHYHSFFSELLSWNNPRASAIAYVTIIGAIFTARYLDLLRWGLKVSWMVLGVTILAEVLGKVILNNGLATQVRPRRYYTVPRETLDALIGDVHELINFFVIEAQRIIFAENVFASAAAFIAAFISYFLVKLVPYWGLAVIGTTVAFVVPLIYTSNQELIDEQLHHASELINSQTAQIQSVASKQMEQVSNISKQYAGDYSGKVQDLLRGKTPSRQKIDKPEQPISAKQPQFPSPPTEDPVTATEAPQIPTPAALKEELNAPTAIDTAAPELPHEDVVPSKEPMLAS; this is encoded by the exons ATGGCTGATTCCACCTTGGCCGCCAACGGcaactctcttcttgagaccaccaagacca ACGCCGCCGCTGCCTATCAGTCTGTCGCCAACG GCCCTGTTGCTCAGAACGTTTACGATCACACTCAGAAGGCCTCCAACGAGCTCTCTAaccttgctgctgctcgacGCACTCCCGCGAATCCCGCTGCTACCGGTCAGCCGCTCACACACTACCACTCATTCTTTTCTGAGCTTCTTTCATGGAACAACCCTC GCGCATCTGCCATTGCTTATGTGACTATCATCGGTGCTATCTTCACTGCGCGATACCTGGATCTTCTTCGATGGGGACTCAAGGTTTCGTGGATGGTTCTTGGTGTAACCATTCTTGCCGAGGTGCTTGGTAAGgtcattctcaacaatgGCCTTGCTACTCAGGTTCGCCCTCGTCGGTACTACACAGTGCCTCGTGAGACTCTGGATGCCCTTATTGGGGACGTTCATGAGctcatcaacttctttgTCATTGAGGCCCAGCGAATCATCTTTGCCGAGAATGTCTTTGCTTCCGCCGCC GCTTTCATTGCCGCTTTTATTTCATACTTCCTCGTCAAGCTTGTTCCTTACTGGGGACTTGCTGTCATCGGTACCACCGTCGCCTTCGTCGTTCCCTTGATCTATACATCCAACCAGGAGCTAATCGATGAGCAACTCCACCACGCTTCtgagctcatcaactccCAGACTGCCCAGATCCAGAGCGTCGCTTCGAAGCAGATGGAACAGGTCTCCAACATCAGCAAGCAGTATGCTGGCGATTACAGCGGCAAAGTCCAGGACCTTCTCCGTGGCAAGACTCCTTCTCGCCAGAAGATTGATAAGCCTGAGCAGCCTATTTCTGCCAAGCAGCCGCAGTTTCCCTCCCCTCCTACCGAGGACCCCGTCACGGCCACGGAGGCTCCTCAGATTCCTACCCCTGCCGCTCTCAAAGAGGAACTGAATGCGCCCACCGCTATCGATACCGCAGCCCCTGAGCTCCCTCACGAGGACGTTGTCCCCAGCAAGGAGCCCATGCTTGCTTCTTAA
- a CDS encoding related to Rab6 GTPase activating protein, GAPCenA, producing the protein MDAQVRESLHEPLPLAAPADRGSMMARDPAPETPKMAHDSLVTVRLSEPDPIVLDSPITTSTINTNQTTPTKDPVDDRPDTPISRKSSLLVVDKDDKDERDDSLDDESKTLIKEDVVNTEALRSSSATMPPPILTTRSLQDELADDGNISDDQDEVNWAQLEQKEDEQTKDEETDNSTALLLARLEQENAKLATNPKSVKVQGVDRATAERSAVSRPRPPSMAQLRQMVQGPTPAALRYSMLPPPPMTDLEFYAALVKDYKQTAARLPTLLSNKIRKGIPPPLRGVVWQSMSGARDAILEEQFDRFCGESSPYEVIIGKDLGRSFPGVDMFRDPEGDGQRMLGRVLKCFSLYDTKIGYCQGLAFLVGPLLMHMPDKQAFCVLVRLMEQYDLRACFLPDLSGLHVRIYQFKELLRQSLPVLSNHLDELQVDPAYVSQWFLSFFAVTCPLPMLFRTYDVIFAEGASETLMRVALSLMRKNEARLLACTEMEDVMQLLLSRGLWDCYHYNADEFVQDFVGLTGAVTAENMQQLEQSYRESKAAITNPVRGSEISTAASRFLGRIWATSTNNKSSNLSPGNTAPARPTSMLRRSASKQSLASTLNSMEASSASVTSSSSTDVTSISRDSSNTEDGRESTPVGNKTTTAHKNTDERNLHSQIEDLLTALSELQRNHALLSNQLQREREERQEDRKAVQSLLNGLRQKADSAASRPSSPQPSVLSDKEDISEADKAEKSEMEGDESKTPSPEEKAPASDDEAQKGAPSTTEDLENLLNIVEQRFQVEDDKRRSSMLISKAQLRDELNHAKDQLAAALSQSQEYSRQILDLNQEMASVKEQLRESHAHVRTLHQDKQRLEKQMHGLKSRVSSASSAHEVTREHDVDRGSKTGGGLREFKLNRSKTTPHPPQQQAQDHEPMPATTSKFNKRISSLPQNHEASVPMVTTTGPAPSQSEHESLLAELVQAKTAEAVAKQEAEEARQKLESIRKSHGLSRSVSAHAPSASQSGPGGVFSLLTGHGAAATNDVAMKPASTNAGSPGSGGSFWGWRR; encoded by the exons ATGGACGCCCAAGTTAGAGAGAGCCTGCATGAGCCTCTCCCTTTGGCCGCGCCAGCCGATCGAGGATCCATGATGGCACGAGACCCAGCTCCCGAGACCCCCAAGATGGCTCACGATTCTTTGGTAACGGTTCGCCTCTCCGAACCGGATCCTATAGTCCTTGATTCTCCCATTACCACTTCGACAATTAATACAAACCAGACAACTCCGACCAAGGATCCGGTTGATGACCGCCCTGATACTCCCATATCTCGCAAGTCTAGCCTCTTGGTAGTTGACAAGGACGATAAGGACGAAAGGGACGATAGCCTGGACGACGAATCGAAAACTTTGATTAAGGAAGACGTGGTCAACACAGAGGCTTTGCGTTCCTCTTCAGCGACCATGCCACCGCCGATTTTGACAACGCGGTCACTACAAGACGAATTGGCCGATGACGGCAATATATCAGACGACCAGGACGAAGTGAACTGGGCACAACTTGAGCAAAAGGAAGACGAACAGACTAAGGATGAAGAAACAGATAAC TCAACTGCATTGTTGTTGGCCCGACTTGAACAGGAAAATGCAAAGTTGGCTACGAACCCAAAGAGCGTCAAAGTCCAAGGCGTTGACCGTGCGACTGCTGAACGTAGTGCAGTCAGCAGACCTCGACCGCCTTCAATGGCACAGCTTCGCCAGATGGTTCAGGGACCTACGCCCGCTGCCCTACGATATTCGATGCTACCACCACCTCCCATGACCGATCTCGAATTCTACGCCGCTCTCGTTAAAGACTACAAACAAACAGCTGCCCGACTTCCGACTCTTCTCTCAAATAAGATTCGTAAAGGCATCCCGCCACCGTTGCGTGGGGTGGTTTGGCAGAGCATGTCTGGAGCACGGGATGCTATATTGGAAGAACAGTTTGATCGCTTTTGCGGCGAGTCTAGTCCATACGAAGTTATAATTGGCAAAGATCTGGGCCGAAGCTTCCCAGGCGTAGACATGTTCCGAGACCCAGAGGGTGATGGACAGCGTATGCTTGGCCGCGTCCTCAAGTGCTTCAGTCTCTACGACACCAAGATTGGCTATTGTCAAGGGCTGGCCTTTCTGGTCGGCCCATTGCTGATGCACATGCCCGACAAACAGGCATTCTGTGTTTTGGTTCG CCTCATGGAGCAATACGACTTAAGGGCGTGTTTCCTCCCTGATCTGTCGGGTCTCCACGTACGCATCTACCAATTCAAGGAGCTACTACGCCAAAGCCTCCCAGTCTTGTCGAATCACCTTGACGAGCTACAGGTTGACCCTGCTTATGTTTCGCAATGGTTTCTCAGCTTTTTTGCCGTGACCTGTCCCTTGCCGATGTTGTTTCGCACTTACGATGTGATCTTTGCAGAGGGCGCTTCAGAGACATTGATGAGAGTCGCGCTATCCTTAATGCGGAAGAACGAGGCGCGACTATTGGCTTGCACCGAAATGGAGGATGTGATGCAGCTTCTTTTATCTCGGGGCCTTTGGGATTGCTACCATTACAACGCCGATGAATTTGTTCAGGACTTTGTCGGGTTGACAGGTGCTGTTACCGCCGAAAACATGCAGCAGCTCGAGCAAAGTTACCGCGAGTCCAAGGCGGCCATCACCAACCCTGTCAGAGGTTCAGAGATAAGTACTGCAGCTAGCCGCTTCCTCGGCCGGATATGGGCTACCTCTACCAACAACAAATCTTCCAACCTTAGCCCAGGAAACACTGCACCTGCAAGACCTACGAGTATGCTGCGACGAAGCGCATCCAAGCAAAGTCTTGCATCGACATTGAACTCGATGGAGGCTAGCTCAGCTAGCGTCACaagttcttcatcaacagatGTAACCTCAATATCGAGAGATTCCTCCAATACTGAGGATGGCCGGGAATCTACACCAGTCGGCAATAAGACAACAACAGCCCATAAAAACACAGACGAACGAAACTTACATAGTCAGATTGAAGATCTCCTTACCGCTCTTAGTGAGCTCCAGCGCAACCATGCTTTATTATCGAATCAGCTGCAACGGGAACGCGAAGAGCGACAAGAAGACCGTAAGGCCGTACAGTCACTTTTGAACGGATTGAGACAGAAGGCAGACTCTGCCGCGTCAAGACCCAGTAGCCCACAGCCATCGGTCTTATCCGATAAAGAGGACATCTCAGAGGCGGACAAAGCTGAAAAGTCGGAGATGGAGGGAGACGAGTCTAAGACACCGAGTCCTGAGGAAAAGGCCCCAGCGAGCGACGACGAGGCTCAGAAAGGAGCGCCATCCACCACCGAGGACCTAGAAAATCTGCTCAATATTGTCGAACAGCGGTTCCAAGTGGAGGATGACAAACGACGTTCATCTATGCTGATATCGAAGGCGCAGCTGCGGGATGAGCTGAACCACGCAAAGGATCAGCTTGCTGCTGCACTGTCGCAGTCACAAGAGTACAGTCGCCAGATCTTGGATCTCAACCAGGAGATGGCCAGTGTGAAAGAGCAACTAAGGGAAAGTCATGCACACGTCAGGACGCTCCATCAGGATAAGCAGAGACTCGAGAAGCAAATGCATGGGCTTAAATCTCGGGTCTCGTCAGCCAGCTCAGCCCACGAGGTAACCAGAGAGCACGATGTGGACCGCGGTAGCAAGACTGGAGGTGGCCTTCGAGAGTTTAAGCTCAACCGCAGTAAGACTACACCGCACCCACCGCAACAACAGGCCCAGGATCATGAGCCAATGCCGGCCACGACGAGCAAGTTCAACAAGCGGATATCGTCCCTGCCCCAGAACCACGAAGCCAGCGTACCAATGGTGACCACGACCGGGCCTGCGCCATCTCAGAGTGAGCACGAGTCTTTGCTAGCTGAGTTAGTCCAAGCCAAAACCGCCGAAGCAGTGGCGAagcaagaagctgaagaggctCGGCAAAAGCTGGAGTCTATACGCAAGTCTCACGGATTGAGCCGCTCCGTATCAGCGCATGCTCCTTCGGCATCACAGTCTGGACCCGGTGGAGTGTTCAGTCTTCTTACCGGCCACGGGGCAGCTGCCACAAATGACGTCGCGATGAAGCCGGCATCGACCAATGCTGGATCTCCAGGATCTGGAGGCAGTTTCTGGGGTTGGCGAAGGTAG